A stretch of DNA from Thermodesulfobacteriota bacterium:
TACAGAGGCCGCACGGGCACGCCTCCTCGCGAGCGAGTGGGCCGAGAAGGAGGTAGTCTCCGTGCTCGTGGCGAACGTCGCGGCCGCGTACTTTCAGCTCCGGAAGCTCGACCTCGAGCTCGAGATTTCAAAGAACACGCTCGCGTCGCGCGAGGAGTCGCTCGACCTGACGAATATACGCGAAGAGCGCGGGCTCAGCTCGCTGCTGGACGTCCGGCAGGCGGAGCAGCTCGTATATACAGCCTCGACCCGGATACCGGCGCTCGAAAGGGATATAGCGCAGCAGGAGAATTTTCTGAGCACGCTGCTCGGGCAAAACCCCGGCCCGATCGCGCGAGGGCTCACCCTCACGGAGCAGCCCCGTCCGCCCGATATACCCGCCGGTCTTCCGTCGGCGCTGCTCGAAAGGAGACCCGACATAAGGCGCGCCGAGGAAGAGCTCACCGCCGCCAACGCCGACATAGGCGTCGCCAAGGCGGCCTGGTTTCCGCAGATAAACCTCACCGGCAGCGCAGGCTACCAGAGCGACGAGCTTTCGAACCTCTTCACGGGCCCGGCCGGTATATGGAGCGCTGCCGCTGCTTTCGTCCAGCCCATATTCGAGGCCGGGAGGATAAGCTCGAACGTGAGGCTGTCGGAGGCCGAGTATCAGGAAATGATGCTCACGTACCAGCGGACGATACAGGGTGCGTTCCGCGACGTCTCAGATGCGCTCGTCTCTTACAGGAAGAACAGGGAGTTTCGCGTGGAGCAGGAAAAGCTCGTCGAAGCCGCGCGGGACTCCGCCCGTCTTTCAGAGCTCAGGTTCGGGAAGGGGGAGACCGATTACCTCGAAGTCCTCACCAACGAAACGAATTACTTCTCCGCCCAGCTCGAGCTCGCGGAGGCGTACCTCGGCGAGCTTACTGCGCTGGTGGAGGTCTACAGGGCCCTCGGCGGCGGCTGGCAGGAGGACGGCGCTTGAGGCCGTATGGAAAATCCCTTCTCCTTGCCGAATTCTTCGTACTCTTCACGGCCGTCCCCGCTCTCATAGTTTTCCTGAGGGAGCGCTGGCTCATGATCGCGCTTCTCTGGGGCGGGAGCATGCTTGCATACGTCTACCTCAGAAAGACGCGCCGCCCGGACGAAGGGCCCCGGGCTTCTTTCGGGGAAATGATGAAGCGCATACTCCTGAGGTTCGCCGTTATAGCCCCCCTGGTGACGATCCTGGTATGGACCACCGCGCCTGACGATTTTCTCTCCTTCCCGCGCGAGAACCCGCGCATCTGGATTCTGGTGATGGCGCTTTATCCCCTCCTTTCCGTCTGGCCGCAGGAGATTCTCTACAGGGCACTTATATATAAAAGGTATGCGCCTGTTTTCGGCGAGGGCAGGGGGTATTTGATCGCCTCGGCCCTCGCGTTCGGATATATGCATATAATTTTTCTTAACTGGATTGCGGTAGTGATGACGCTTGTCGGCGGATTTATATTCGCCGACAATTACAGGAAGAGACGCTCTCTCGCGCTGGTTTCTATCGAGCATGCCCTCTACGGATGCCTTATTTTCACGGTAGGGCTCGGGAGATTTTTTTACGTCGGGGCGGCGTGGGGTTAGTATTGTCTCCTTTTATATATATGGTACTATTTCTGTTCTCTTAAATCTGTGGTGGGTGTAGCTCAGACCGGTTAGAGCACTGGGTTGTGGCCCCAGAGGTCGCGGGTTCAAATCCCGTCACTCACCCCACTTTTTTCCCGTAATGACAGCCGGTTGCGGGGGTTTTTGAAACCGGCTGCGAAGCGCGGGCGGGCGAGCGAGTGGGTCCATAATGCGTCCATTTTTCCACTCTACTCGTGCTTGCATGGGGAGAGAGGTTGCTTCAATCGGCATCCATTGTAACTCGCATTGTCCAACTGCCTACAATATTGTTTGTATGCTGACAATATTGACAGCATTCCCCAAGTCCTACTTCCATGCTGTCCATCGAAAAATCCGATTTTTATTTAATCCATGAATTACCAGATTGTCCCGGGTTTGTGTTTTAAGGAAGAAAAGCCCTGCTTTGGAAAATAATCTGAACAAAATACAGGCAGCCGTGTTTTTTTATCGGGCATCCAGCCCCCGCATAGGACTTTTATCGTGTGAATCCGGCATCCCTGCATATGCATTTTAAAAATGCTTCGGCTCGGAGGGTCATGCCGTACATGACTGGCACGGCTATTGCAAAACATACACCCTAAGACTCGATCTCTGGATTTCAAAGGTTTAACAATAGTGAAAGAAAGCTTGATAGTAATCGGGAACGGGATGGCCGGCATGAAGGCTCTCGAAGAGCTCCTGATGCGCGTGCCGGATAAATACGATGTAACGGTTTTCGGAGACGAGCCGCACGTAAATTACAACAGGATTATGCTGTCCCCCGTATTGGCGGGGGAAAAGAGCTTCGAAGATATTATTATAAACGACCGTAAGTGGTACGAAGATAACAACGTTACGCTATATACCTCCGAGAAAATCATAGGCATCCGCCGATCCGAGAAAATCGTAGTGAGCGAAAAAGGAAGAGAGCTTCGATACGACGTGCTCTGGCTGGCCACCGGCTCTAAACCTATTCTCCTTCCGCTTCCCGGAAACGATCTGCCCGGGGTTCTCACGTTCCGGGATATGGGCGATGTCGATCAAATGCTCGCCGCGTCGAAAAAGTATCGGGATGCCGTCGTGATCGGCGGAGGGCTCCTGGGGCTCGAGGCCGCTCACGGACTGAATCTGAACGGAATGAACGTCACGATCCTTCACAAGGCCGACTGGCTCATGGAGCGTCAGCTGGATGAATCGGCGGGTTATCTGCTGAAGTCAGAGCTGGAAGAACGCGGCATGAC
This window harbors:
- a CDS encoding efflux transporter outer membrane subunit, which produces MRKGVLRLLFPALLLVLTGCMVGPDYKRPAVDVPEEYRGETAAEESAASLADEEWWEVFQDPELTRLIETAIEQNYDVQIAAARVLQARAILGVTQADQFPTINATGGITNQRSPRFGPTPAFEVTDYQIGLAGQWTLDFWGQYRRATEAARARLLASEWAEKEVVSVLVANVAAAYFQLRKLDLELEISKNTLASREESLDLTNIREERGLSSLLDVRQAEQLVYTASTRIPALERDIAQQENFLSTLLGQNPGPIARGLTLTEQPRPPDIPAGLPSALLERRPDIRRAEEELTAANADIGVAKAAWFPQINLTGSAGYQSDELSNLFTGPAGIWSAAAAFVQPIFEAGRISSNVRLSEAEYQEMMLTYQRTIQGAFRDVSDALVSYRKNREFRVEQEKLVEAARDSARLSELRFGKGETDYLEVLTNETNYFSAQLELAEAYLGELTALVEVYRALGGGWQEDGA
- a CDS encoding CPBP family intramembrane metalloprotease is translated as MRPYGKSLLLAEFFVLFTAVPALIVFLRERWLMIALLWGGSMLAYVYLRKTRRPDEGPRASFGEMMKRILLRFAVIAPLVTILVWTTAPDDFLSFPRENPRIWILVMALYPLLSVWPQEILYRALIYKRYAPVFGEGRGYLIASALAFGYMHIIFLNWIAVVMTLVGGFIFADNYRKRRSLALVSIEHALYGCLIFTVGLGRFFYVGAAWG